In Lysobacter lycopersici, a genomic segment contains:
- the ruvA gene encoding Holliday junction branch migration protein RuvA — translation MIGRLKGVLIHKSPPWLVVDVHGVGYELEAPMSTFYDLPDTGHEVFLFTHYAQKEDSVSLYGFLTEAERRLFRDVQKVSGIGAKIALAVLSGVSVGEFARLVQTSDVAALTRIPGIGKKTAERMVVELRDRAADLGAGAVVGSIGSPGDPLSEATTALQALGYKPAEAERMARAARSEGDAAETIIRKALQSALR, via the coding sequence GTGATCGGCAGACTCAAAGGCGTCCTGATCCACAAGTCGCCGCCGTGGCTGGTGGTCGACGTGCACGGCGTCGGTTACGAACTCGAAGCGCCGATGAGCACCTTCTACGACCTGCCGGACACGGGTCACGAGGTGTTCCTGTTCACCCATTACGCGCAGAAGGAAGACAGCGTGTCGCTGTACGGCTTCCTGACCGAAGCCGAGCGCCGCCTGTTCCGCGACGTGCAGAAGGTCAGCGGCATCGGCGCGAAGATCGCGCTGGCGGTGCTGTCCGGCGTGAGCGTCGGCGAATTCGCACGGCTGGTGCAGACCTCCGACGTGGCCGCGCTCACCCGCATTCCCGGCATCGGCAAGAAGACCGCCGAACGCATGGTGGTGGAATTGCGCGACCGCGCCGCGGACCTCGGTGCCGGTGCGGTCGTCGGCTCCATCGGATCGCCCGGCGATCCGCTGTCCGAAGCCACGACCGCGCTGCAGGCGCTGGGCTACAAGCCCGCCGAGGCCGAACGCATGGCCCGCGCCGCGCGAAGTGAAGGCGACGCAGCCGAAACCATCATCCGCAAGGCGCTACAGTCCGCGCTCCGTTGA
- the ruvB gene encoding Holliday junction branch migration DNA helicase RuvB has product MDESRIVGADATREDEVVEASIRPKRLDDYLGQRPVREQLGVYIEAARRRAEALDHVLIFGPPGLGKTTLAHVIANELGVNLRQTSGPVIEKAGDLAALLTNLQPHDVLFVDEIHRLSPVVEEILYPAMEDFQIDIMIGEGPAARSIKLDLPPFTLVGATTRAGLLTAPLRDRFGIVQRLEFYDANELAQIVRRSARILGIACEAEGADEIARRSRGTPRIANRLLRRARDYAQVRAGGRIEREVADAAMAMLKVDAEGFDELDRRLLRLVVEQFDGGPVGIESLAAALGEERGTLEDVVEPYLIQQGFLARTARGRMATRKAWLLLGLKPAPPDGLFADDASGG; this is encoded by the coding sequence ATGGACGAATCCCGCATCGTCGGCGCCGACGCCACCCGCGAAGACGAAGTCGTCGAGGCCAGCATCCGGCCGAAGCGGCTCGACGACTACCTCGGCCAGCGCCCGGTGCGCGAGCAGCTCGGCGTGTACATCGAGGCCGCGCGCCGCCGCGCCGAGGCGCTCGACCACGTGCTGATCTTCGGTCCCCCGGGGCTGGGCAAGACCACGCTCGCGCACGTCATCGCCAACGAGCTCGGGGTCAACCTGCGGCAGACATCGGGCCCGGTGATCGAGAAGGCCGGCGACCTTGCCGCGCTGCTCACCAACCTGCAGCCGCACGACGTGCTGTTCGTCGACGAGATCCACCGCCTTTCGCCGGTGGTCGAGGAAATCCTGTATCCGGCGATGGAGGATTTCCAGATCGACATCATGATCGGCGAGGGCCCGGCCGCGCGCTCGATCAAGCTCGACCTGCCGCCGTTCACCCTGGTCGGCGCGACCACGCGCGCGGGCCTGCTCACCGCGCCGCTGCGCGACCGCTTCGGCATCGTGCAGCGGCTGGAATTCTACGACGCGAACGAACTCGCGCAGATCGTGCGGCGCTCTGCGCGCATCCTCGGCATAGCTTGCGAAGCCGAAGGCGCGGACGAAATCGCGCGGCGTTCGCGCGGCACCCCGCGCATCGCCAACCGGTTGTTGCGGCGCGCGCGCGATTACGCCCAGGTGCGCGCCGGCGGGCGCATCGAGCGCGAGGTCGCCGATGCGGCGATGGCGATGCTCAAGGTCGACGCGGAAGGCTTCGACGAACTCGACCGGCGCCTGCTGCGCCTCGTCGTCGAGCAGTTCGACGGCGGCCCGGTCGGGATCGAATCGCTGGCCGCGGCACTGGGCGAGGAACGCGGCACGCTCGAGGACGTGGTCGAACCCTACCTGATCCAGCAGGGCTTCCTCGCGCGCACCGCGCGCGGGCGCATGGCCACGCGCAAGGCATGGTTGCTGCTCGGATTGAAGCCCGCGCCGCCCGACGGCCTGTTCGCCGACGATGCAAGCGGCGGCTGA
- the ybgC gene encoding tol-pal system-associated acyl-CoA thioesterase, whose protein sequence is MQAAAEPVFSWPTRVYWEDTDAGGVVYHAQYLAFLERARSEWMRALGNGQELLRDVHGLVFAVRAMRIDFRAPARLDDLLDVTVELRECRRASLVLAQSIKRGDALLLDAEVRVAALDAPTFRPRAIPAPLFAALEPLVIPRSHA, encoded by the coding sequence ATGCAAGCGGCGGCTGAACCCGTGTTCAGTTGGCCGACACGCGTGTATTGGGAGGATACCGACGCCGGCGGCGTGGTCTACCACGCGCAGTACCTGGCCTTCCTCGAGCGCGCGCGCAGCGAATGGATGCGCGCATTGGGGAACGGGCAGGAACTCCTGCGCGACGTCCACGGTCTGGTGTTCGCGGTGCGGGCGATGCGGATCGATTTCCGCGCGCCCGCGCGGTTGGACGACCTGCTCGACGTCACGGTCGAACTGCGCGAATGCCGGCGCGCGAGCCTGGTGCTGGCGCAATCGATCAAGCGCGGCGATGCGTTGTTGCTCGACGCCGAGGTGCGGGTCGCGGCGCTGGATGCGCCGACGTTCCGCCCACGCGCGATTCCCGCGCCGCTGTTCGCGGCGCTCGAACCCCTTGTCATTCCCCGGAGCCACGCATGA
- the tolR gene encoding protein TolR, which translates to MATTASSRRGRKRRLKADINVVPYIDVMLVLLIIFMVTAPLLNLGVDVSLPQSNAKSIQDRKDPVIVRVDRDGRYALIVQGGQPQELPADMLQAKVKTLVANNPDLPVFVAGDREANYEVVLDAMALLQNAGVDKVGLMSQPVGTAAK; encoded by the coding sequence ATGGCGACGACCGCTTCCTCGCGCCGCGGCCGCAAGCGCCGGCTCAAGGCCGACATCAACGTCGTGCCCTACATCGACGTGATGCTGGTGCTTCTGATCATCTTCATGGTCACCGCGCCGCTGCTCAACCTCGGCGTCGACGTGTCCCTGCCGCAGTCGAACGCGAAATCGATCCAGGACCGCAAGGATCCGGTCATCGTGCGCGTCGACCGCGACGGCCGCTACGCGCTGATCGTGCAGGGCGGGCAGCCGCAGGAACTGCCGGCCGACATGCTCCAGGCGAAGGTGAAGACGCTGGTGGCGAACAACCCCGACCTGCCGGTGTTCGTCGCCGGCGACCGCGAGGCCAACTACGAAGTCGTGCTCGACGCGATGGCGCTGCTGCAGAACGCGGGCGTGGACAAGGTCGGGTTGATGAGCCAGCCGGTGGGGACGGCCGCGAAGTGA
- a CDS encoding potassium transporter Kup, with protein sequence MKTASATSKHGHDAHHGHGQGKVGLAGLIVGAIGVVFGDIGTSPLYTLKEAFLAHYGLDPTSHADVLGLLSLIFWALMIMVTLKYVVIIMRADNEGEGGIMALMTLAQRTLPKGGRGAYAVGILGIFGASLFFGDGVITPAVSVLGAVEGIEVVAPHLEKFIVPLSVAILVVLFFTQRFGTEKVGRVFGPVTLLWFLSIAAIGALNIGHYPEVVHALNPWWGVKFFIAHGWHGIFILGAVVLAVTGGEALYADMGHFGKLPIRYAWYTVVLPALMLNYMGQGALVLENPQAVSNPFFIGVPDWAQWPMTVLATLAAVIASQAVITGAFSVARQAMQLGYIPRMQVRHTSRDTIGQIYIPGINWLLMVLVIVLVLTFRSSTNLASAYGVSVSGTMLIDTLLLALLARATWPRARLWVLPVCAVVVVIDIGFLVANGAKFFDGAWFPVVLGLVVFTVLRTWRRGRELLHEEVRKEGIQLDSFLPGLMLAPPARVPGTAVFLTADKGVVPQALLHNLKHNKVLHEHNVILTVDTLNVPYAPPEKRMSIGNISGEDFYRVVLRFGFMETPDVPLALMRTCDQCELTFNPMDTTYFASRETIVASRRHSGMAAWRDKLFAVMHRNAAPATGFFRIPGNRLVELGAQVAI encoded by the coding sequence ATGAAGACCGCTTCCGCCACCAGCAAGCACGGCCACGACGCCCACCACGGGCATGGCCAGGGCAAGGTCGGCCTCGCCGGCCTCATCGTCGGTGCCATCGGCGTGGTGTTCGGCGACATCGGCACCAGCCCGCTGTACACGCTCAAGGAAGCGTTCCTGGCGCATTACGGGCTGGATCCGACCAGCCACGCCGACGTGCTCGGCCTGCTGTCGCTGATCTTCTGGGCGCTGATGATCATGGTGACGCTGAAGTACGTCGTCATCATCATGCGCGCCGACAACGAGGGCGAGGGCGGCATCATGGCGCTGATGACGCTGGCCCAGCGCACCTTGCCCAAGGGCGGGCGCGGCGCCTATGCGGTCGGCATCCTCGGCATCTTCGGCGCGTCGCTGTTCTTCGGCGACGGCGTGATCACCCCGGCGGTGTCGGTACTGGGCGCGGTCGAGGGCATCGAGGTCGTCGCGCCGCACCTCGAGAAGTTCATCGTGCCGCTGTCGGTGGCGATCCTGGTCGTGCTGTTCTTCACGCAGCGCTTCGGCACCGAGAAGGTGGGGCGCGTGTTCGGGCCGGTGACGCTGCTGTGGTTCCTGTCGATTGCGGCGATCGGCGCGCTCAACATCGGCCATTACCCGGAAGTGGTGCATGCGCTGAACCCGTGGTGGGGCGTGAAGTTCTTCATCGCCCACGGCTGGCACGGCATCTTCATCCTCGGCGCGGTGGTGCTGGCGGTCACCGGCGGCGAGGCGCTGTACGCGGACATGGGCCATTTCGGCAAGCTGCCGATCCGCTATGCCTGGTACACGGTGGTGCTGCCCGCGCTGATGCTGAACTACATGGGGCAGGGCGCGCTGGTGCTGGAGAACCCGCAGGCGGTGTCGAACCCGTTCTTCATCGGCGTGCCGGACTGGGCGCAGTGGCCGATGACGGTGCTGGCGACGCTGGCCGCGGTGATCGCCTCGCAAGCCGTCATCACCGGCGCGTTCTCGGTGGCGCGGCAGGCGATGCAGCTCGGCTACATCCCGCGCATGCAGGTCCGCCACACCTCGCGCGACACCATCGGCCAGATCTACATCCCGGGCATCAACTGGCTGCTGATGGTGCTGGTGATCGTGCTGGTGCTGACCTTCCGCAGCTCGACCAACCTGGCCTCGGCCTACGGCGTGTCGGTGTCCGGCACGATGCTGATCGACACCCTGTTGCTGGCGCTGCTCGCCCGTGCCACCTGGCCGCGGGCGCGGCTGTGGGTGCTGCCGGTGTGCGCGGTGGTCGTGGTCATCGACATCGGCTTCCTCGTCGCCAACGGCGCCAAGTTCTTCGACGGTGCCTGGTTCCCGGTGGTGCTGGGGCTGGTGGTGTTCACCGTGCTGCGCACCTGGCGCCGCGGCCGCGAGCTGCTGCACGAGGAAGTGCGCAAGGAAGGCATCCAGCTCGACAGCTTCCTGCCCGGGTTGATGCTGGCTCCGCCGGCGCGCGTGCCCGGCACGGCGGTGTTCCTGACCGCGGACAAGGGCGTGGTGCCGCAGGCGCTGCTGCACAACCTCAAGCACAACAAGGTGCTGCACGAGCACAACGTCATCCTCACGGTGGACACGCTGAACGTGCCCTACGCACCGCCGGAGAAGCGGATGTCGATCGGCAACATCAGCGGCGAGGACTTCTACCGCGTCGTGCTGCGCTTCGGCTTCATGGAAACGCCGGACGTGCCGCTGGCGCTGATGCGCACCTGCGACCAGTGCGAGCTCACCTTCAACCCGATGGACACGACCTACTTCGCCAGCCGCGAGACCATCGTCGCCAGCCGCCGCCACAGCGGCATGGCCGCGTGGCGCGACAAGCTGTTCGCGGTCATGCACCGCAACGCGGCGCCGGCCACCGGCTTCTTCCGCATCCCCGGCAACCGCCTGGTGGAACTCGGGGCGCAGGTCGCGATCTGA
- the tolQ gene encoding protein TolQ, translating into MTLVLALQANPEPLPESVAASADALGDAANHAATVAGAGHIDFLQLVLHASLPVQLVMLLLLLASIASWLIIFRKRSVLGRAEREAERFEERFWSGSELSKLYAGATERSRDVGGLEAIFEAGFREFNRVRQRRGVDSRAQLEGAQRAMRATASRELDGLEHNLEFLANVGSISPYVGLFGTVWGIMVSFQGLANVKEATIATVAPGISEALVATAMGLFAAIPAVWAYNRFATKVDRISTRYDAFSEEFSSILQRQAHLEE; encoded by the coding sequence ATGACCCTCGTACTCGCGCTGCAGGCCAATCCCGAACCGCTGCCAGAATCGGTGGCCGCGAGCGCCGACGCACTGGGCGATGCGGCGAACCACGCCGCGACGGTGGCTGGCGCAGGCCACATCGATTTCCTGCAACTGGTGCTGCATGCCAGCCTGCCGGTGCAGCTGGTAATGCTGTTGCTGCTGCTCGCGTCCATCGCCTCGTGGCTGATCATCTTCCGCAAGCGCAGCGTGCTCGGGCGCGCCGAGCGCGAAGCGGAGCGTTTCGAGGAACGCTTCTGGTCCGGTTCGGAGCTGTCCAAGCTCTATGCCGGCGCCACCGAGCGTAGCCGCGATGTCGGCGGCCTCGAGGCGATCTTCGAAGCCGGTTTCCGCGAATTCAACCGCGTGCGCCAGCGCCGCGGCGTGGATTCCCGCGCCCAGCTCGAAGGCGCGCAACGCGCGATGCGCGCCACCGCCTCGCGCGAACTCGACGGGCTCGAGCACAACCTCGAGTTCCTCGCCAACGTCGGTTCGATCAGCCCCTACGTCGGCCTGTTCGGCACGGTGTGGGGGATCATGGTGTCGTTCCAGGGCCTGGCGAACGTCAAGGAAGCGACGATCGCGACGGTCGCGCCGGGCATTTCCGAAGCGCTGGTCGCGACCGCGATGGGCCTGTTCGCGGCGATCCCCGCGGTGTGGGCCTACAACCGCTTCGCGACCAAGGTCGACCGCATCTCCACGCGCTACGACGCGTTCTCCGAGGAGTTCTCCTCGATCCTGCAGCGCCAGGCGCACCTCGAGGAGTAA
- a CDS encoding TonB C-terminal domain-containing protein yields MRETRADTTRAFVYALALHALLFALMYFGLWWTRQGAPQESWGVPVQAEVIDANALSPSLQRALKREAVKPPPPPPTPEEKSLPEPLPEETPPPPQPRAQEQLPEPDAVDQEEVRRDAVSPDTRLREQEAKQRQQQVDLDEQERQKQEQQQKQREILARLEQVKAQRALAKRAADQAAARLQQLADWKAQQASDAAASASPPPGNPDADNGLKARYAAALTQAIRSNWTRPDNVPLSARCVINITQLPGGKVIDVQVSPSCPYDALGKRSVEAAVLKAQPLPYAGFESVFKRQLELHFQAEDN; encoded by the coding sequence GTGAGGGAAACCCGCGCCGACACCACCCGGGCGTTCGTCTATGCGCTGGCGCTGCACGCGCTGCTGTTCGCGCTGATGTATTTCGGCCTCTGGTGGACGCGCCAGGGCGCGCCGCAGGAAAGCTGGGGCGTGCCGGTCCAGGCCGAGGTGATCGATGCGAACGCGCTGTCGCCGTCGTTGCAGCGCGCGCTGAAGCGGGAGGCAGTGAAACCGCCGCCACCGCCGCCGACGCCGGAGGAAAAATCCTTGCCCGAACCGTTGCCGGAGGAAACGCCGCCCCCGCCGCAGCCTCGGGCCCAGGAGCAGTTGCCGGAACCCGATGCCGTCGACCAGGAGGAAGTGCGGCGCGACGCGGTTTCGCCCGACACGCGCTTGCGCGAGCAGGAAGCCAAGCAGCGCCAGCAGCAGGTCGACCTCGACGAGCAGGAGCGGCAGAAGCAGGAACAGCAGCAGAAGCAGCGCGAGATCCTCGCGCGGCTGGAGCAGGTCAAGGCCCAGCGGGCGCTCGCCAAGCGCGCTGCCGACCAGGCCGCCGCGCGCCTGCAACAACTCGCCGACTGGAAGGCGCAGCAGGCCTCGGATGCGGCGGCGAGCGCCAGTCCGCCACCGGGCAATCCCGATGCCGACAATGGCTTGAAGGCGCGGTACGCCGCGGCACTCACGCAAGCCATCCGCAGCAACTGGACGCGCCCGGACAACGTGCCGCTGAGTGCGCGTTGCGTGATCAACATCACCCAGTTGCCGGGCGGCAAGGTGATCGATGTGCAGGTCAGCCCTTCCTGTCCGTACGACGCGCTCGGCAAGCGCTCGGTCGAGGCGGCGGTACTGAAGGCGCAACCCTTGCCGTACGCGGGATTCGAATCCGTGTTCAAGCGCCAACTGGAACTCCATTTCCAGGCCGAGGACAACTGA